A window from Streptomyces sp. NBC_00299 encodes these proteins:
- a CDS encoding acyl-CoA dehydrogenase family protein, with amino-acid sequence MIVQLSPDQRAARSRFKLFAEKEILPHAAAFDAEQAISTDVVRALAEEGCLAAPVRADNGGGGMDWVTYGLLSEELGRACQNIRNFVAVEDMVAQALDRWGTAEQRDRWIGPILRGETLAAFALTEPGIGSDAASIEMDADPVASPDGQDGFILRGSKKWISFGQIADLFLVFAKVDGKHTAFLVERDTPGLTVNPLNGLLGLRGSMLGELVFDDCRIPAGALVGRPGMGLTFIASSSLDLGRFSTAWGSVGLAQACMEASVRHADTRHQFGGPISDHQLVRRMLADMVTDITATRALCHQAGLSKDQNEADAVNLTLMAKYRASLLANRAAADAVQIQGAQGIGTPGQVERHFRDAKVMEIIEGTTQIQQSMLGQYARQVVGRG; translated from the coding sequence GTGATCGTCCAATTGTCTCCGGACCAGCGGGCGGCCCGGAGCCGGTTCAAGCTCTTCGCCGAGAAGGAGATCCTTCCGCACGCCGCCGCGTTCGACGCCGAACAGGCGATCTCCACGGACGTGGTGCGCGCGCTCGCCGAGGAGGGCTGCCTCGCGGCGCCCGTGCGCGCGGACAACGGGGGCGGCGGCATGGACTGGGTGACGTACGGGCTGCTGAGCGAGGAGCTCGGCCGCGCGTGCCAGAACATCCGCAACTTCGTCGCGGTCGAGGACATGGTGGCCCAGGCGCTCGACCGCTGGGGGACCGCCGAGCAGCGGGACCGCTGGATCGGCCCGATCCTCCGCGGCGAGACGCTCGCCGCCTTCGCCCTCACCGAACCGGGCATCGGCTCCGACGCGGCCTCCATCGAGATGGACGCCGATCCCGTCGCCTCCCCGGACGGGCAGGACGGCTTCATCCTGCGCGGGAGCAAGAAGTGGATCAGCTTCGGCCAGATCGCGGACCTGTTCCTCGTGTTCGCCAAGGTGGACGGCAAGCACACCGCGTTCCTGGTCGAGCGGGACACCCCCGGCCTCACCGTCAACCCCCTCAACGGCCTGCTGGGCCTGCGGGGTTCCATGCTCGGTGAGCTTGTCTTCGACGACTGCCGCATCCCCGCCGGGGCACTCGTGGGCCGGCCCGGCATGGGCCTGACCTTCATCGCCTCCTCCTCCCTCGACCTGGGCCGCTTCAGCACCGCGTGGGGATCGGTCGGACTGGCACAGGCGTGCATGGAAGCCTCGGTCCGCCACGCCGACACACGCCACCAGTTCGGCGGGCCGATCAGCGACCACCAACTGGTGCGGCGGATGCTCGCCGACATGGTCACCGACATCACCGCGACCAGAGCCCTCTGCCACCAGGCCGGACTGAGCAAGGACCAGAACGAGGCGGACGCGGTCAACCTCACCCTCATGGCCAAGTACCGGGCCTCACTGCTGGCCAACCGGGCCGCCGCCGACGCCGTGCAGATCCAGGGAGCGCAGGGCATCGGCACTCCGGGCCAGGTGGAGCGGCACTTCAGGGACGCCAAGGTTATGGAGATCATCGAGGGCACCACCCAGATCCAGCAGTCCATGCTCGGCCAGTACGCCAGGCAGGTCGTCGGCCGCGGCTGA
- a CDS encoding 4'-phosphopantetheinyl transferase family protein: MIEKLLPVSVAVAETYDDPPHAPLLGGEPEVVSRALEKRRREFAAVRWCARTALADLGVGPVPILPGERGAPVWPEGFVGSMTHCDGYRAAAVARVRDGVLAVGVDAEPHAPLPDGVLEVTAVPDERLRIADMRRLEPEVSWDRLLFSMKECVYKAWFPLTRRWLGFEQADITIEYEGTFSARLLATDPAVPADGFTGRWLVEEGLIVTALAVTTAQS; this comes from the coding sequence ATGATCGAAAAGCTGTTACCGGTTTCGGTGGCCGTGGCTGAGACGTATGACGACCCGCCCCACGCGCCCCTCCTGGGCGGGGAGCCCGAGGTCGTGAGCCGGGCACTGGAGAAGCGAAGACGGGAGTTCGCCGCCGTCCGCTGGTGTGCGCGAACAGCGCTCGCGGACCTGGGAGTCGGCCCCGTCCCCATCCTGCCGGGCGAGCGCGGCGCCCCCGTGTGGCCGGAGGGCTTCGTCGGCAGCATGACCCACTGCGACGGATACCGAGCGGCGGCCGTGGCCCGGGTGCGCGACGGTGTGCTCGCCGTCGGCGTCGACGCCGAGCCCCATGCGCCGCTGCCGGACGGGGTGCTGGAGGTCACGGCTGTGCCGGACGAGCGGCTGCGGATCGCGGACATGAGGCGCCTGGAGCCCGAAGTCAGCTGGGACCGGCTGCTGTTCAGCATGAAGGAGTGCGTCTACAAGGCGTGGTTCCCGCTCACCCGCAGATGGCTGGGTTTCGAGCAGGCGGACATCACCATCGAGTACGAGGGCACCTTCTCGGCCCGTCTGCTGGCAACCGATCCCGCTGTACCCGCCGACGGGTTCACCGGCCGGTGGCTGGTGGAGGAGGGGTTGATCGTCACTGCCCTCGCGGTGACGACGGCGCAGTCCTGA
- a CDS encoding aldo/keto reductase, giving the protein MATIGQSDLKVFPLCLGGSVFGWTVDQDTSFAVLDAYLEAGGNFIDTADSYSQWAPGNHGGESETVIGRWLAARKVRDQVVIATKVGRKGGLSGLGRKVIHQAVEDSLRRLRTDRIDLYYTHADDPGTPLEETLTAMDALVSAGKVRHVAASNTTADRLSEALAVSEKAGVARFVAVQPSYNLADRDPFERELLPLCLEEGLSCVPYFGLAQGFLTGKHRDAASAAGSVRGAAARQYASRPHARALLETLDRVAEGHAVAPGAVALAWLAAQPSVSAPIASSRTTGQLAELLPGATLRLSAGELHELDMASRALTPDRTDRSAPTGDTAAS; this is encoded by the coding sequence ATGGCTACCATTGGGCAATCCGACCTGAAAGTCTTCCCGCTCTGCCTGGGCGGAAGCGTCTTCGGCTGGACCGTCGACCAGGACACCTCGTTCGCCGTCCTCGACGCCTACCTCGAGGCCGGCGGGAATTTCATCGACACCGCGGACTCCTACTCGCAGTGGGCGCCCGGCAACCACGGTGGCGAGTCGGAGACGGTCATCGGCCGCTGGCTCGCCGCCCGGAAGGTCCGTGACCAGGTGGTCATCGCCACCAAGGTGGGCCGCAAGGGGGGCCTTTCCGGACTCGGCCGCAAGGTGATCCACCAAGCCGTCGAGGACTCCCTGCGCCGCCTGCGGACGGACCGGATCGACCTCTACTACACGCACGCCGACGATCCGGGTACCCCCCTCGAGGAGACCCTGACGGCGATGGACGCCCTGGTCTCGGCCGGGAAGGTCCGCCATGTCGCGGCGTCCAACACCACCGCGGACCGGCTGTCGGAGGCCCTCGCCGTCTCCGAAAAGGCCGGTGTCGCCCGGTTCGTAGCGGTGCAGCCCTCCTACAACCTGGCCGACCGCGACCCGTTCGAGCGTGAGCTGCTCCCCCTCTGCCTTGAGGAGGGCCTGTCCTGCGTGCCCTACTTCGGGCTGGCGCAGGGGTTCCTGACGGGCAAGCACCGCGACGCGGCGTCCGCTGCCGGGAGCGTACGGGGGGCCGCGGCACGGCAGTACGCGAGCCGGCCCCACGCGCGCGCCCTGCTGGAGACCCTGGACCGCGTCGCCGAAGGCCACGCCGTCGCTCCCGGCGCGGTGGCGCTGGCCTGGCTCGCCGCGCAGCCGTCCGTGAGCGCGCCGATCGCGAGCAGCAGGACCACCGGGCAACTCGCGGAGCTTCTTCCCGGCGCGACCCTGCGGCTGTCCGCCGGCGAGCTGCACGAGCTCGACATGGCCTCCCGGGCCCTCACACCCGACCGCACGGACCGCAGCGCACCGACTGGAGACACGGCGGCATCATGA